A genomic stretch from Flavobacterium sp. KS-LB2 includes:
- a CDS encoding glycoside hydrolase family 3 protein has protein sequence MKSKILLLPSILLLTVSMKAQSKWTETTKESHNIVQNQGGQTLGYSPKSGIKIIQVDGLAFKDLNKNGKLDIYEDWRKPVAERAKDLAAKMTVEQMAGLMLYSRHQAIPAQEAGMFTGTYNGKPFSKSGAKSSDLSDQQIGFLTKDNLRHVLMTSVESPTVAATWNNNIQALVEGIGMGIPANNSSDPRNGANKDAEYNAGSGGAISQWPEELGLAATFDAAITAQFGNIAAQEYRAMGIATALSPQIDLATEPRWNRFVGTFGEDPKLATDMARAYVDGFQTPKKAVNTYNGWGHQSVNAMVKHWPSGGPEEAGRDAHFAYGKFAVYPGNNFETHLKPFTEGAFQLNGSTKKASAVMPYYTISFGQDKKNGENVGNGFSKYIITDLLRDKYNYDGVVCTDWLITADEGPKPDVFAGKSWGVESLTVAERHYKVLMAGVDQFGGNNDIKPVLEAYQMGIKEQGEAFMRKRFEQSAVRLLLNIFRVGLFENAYLDPNETKAIVGKPEFMKAGYDAQLKSVVLLKNQNKTLPITKGKTVYIPKRTTPAGVNFFGQPSPEKTEYPVNLELIKKYYTVTDDPNKADFALVFIKSPISNGYSRADREAGGNGYVPISLQLSDYTAVDARTQSIAAGDPVIDPTINNRSYVNKTSKSSSYPDLNTILDTKKAMKDKPVLVAVSVSNPMIFSDFEKNVDVILGEFGVQVEALLDIVSGKTEPSGLLPLQMPANMSTVEKQLEDVPHDMIPYQDTVGNVYDFGFGLNWKGVIQDARTAKYSVKK, from the coding sequence ATGAAATCAAAAATTCTTCTCCTTCCGTCTATATTGTTACTAACTGTATCAATGAAGGCGCAATCCAAATGGACCGAAACCACTAAAGAATCTCATAACATTGTTCAAAACCAAGGCGGTCAAACATTAGGCTATTCGCCTAAATCAGGAATTAAAATCATCCAAGTAGACGGCTTGGCTTTTAAGGACCTCAACAAGAATGGAAAATTAGATATTTATGAAGATTGGAGAAAACCAGTAGCGGAACGTGCCAAAGATCTTGCAGCTAAAATGACAGTCGAGCAAATGGCCGGATTAATGTTGTACAGCAGGCATCAAGCTATTCCCGCACAGGAAGCAGGAATGTTTACGGGAACTTATAACGGAAAACCATTTTCAAAAAGTGGTGCAAAGTCATCTGATTTGTCTGACCAGCAAATTGGATTTTTAACCAAAGATAATTTACGTCATGTGTTGATGACTTCTGTTGAAAGTCCAACAGTTGCTGCAACTTGGAACAACAATATACAAGCTTTAGTTGAAGGTATTGGAATGGGAATTCCTGCCAACAACAGCTCAGATCCTAGAAACGGCGCCAATAAAGATGCCGAATACAATGCAGGTTCAGGCGGAGCCATCTCACAATGGCCAGAAGAATTAGGGCTTGCAGCAACTTTTGACGCTGCTATCACTGCTCAATTTGGAAACATTGCTGCACAAGAATACCGAGCTATGGGAATAGCAACGGCACTTTCGCCTCAAATTGATTTGGCAACAGAACCAAGATGGAATCGATTTGTAGGTACTTTTGGCGAAGACCCAAAACTGGCTACCGACATGGCACGAGCCTATGTTGACGGATTTCAAACTCCTAAAAAAGCGGTTAACACCTATAATGGCTGGGGACATCAAAGTGTAAATGCGATGGTGAAACACTGGCCAAGTGGCGGTCCTGAAGAAGCGGGACGCGATGCGCATTTTGCCTATGGAAAATTTGCAGTCTATCCAGGAAATAATTTCGAAACACACTTAAAACCTTTTACCGAAGGCGCTTTTCAACTCAACGGATCTACCAAAAAAGCATCGGCAGTGATGCCTTACTACACGATCTCATTTGGTCAAGATAAAAAAAATGGCGAGAATGTGGGGAACGGTTTTAGCAAATACATCATCACCGATTTGCTGAGAGACAAATACAACTACGATGGCGTGGTTTGTACCGACTGGCTCATTACCGCTGATGAAGGTCCAAAACCAGATGTGTTTGCGGGAAAATCTTGGGGAGTTGAATCCTTAACTGTGGCCGAAAGACATTACAAAGTGCTTATGGCTGGAGTTGATCAGTTTGGAGGAAATAACGACATCAAACCGGTTTTAGAAGCCTATCAAATGGGCATAAAAGAACAAGGCGAAGCTTTTATGCGCAAACGTTTTGAGCAATCAGCAGTTCGTTTACTTCTGAATATTTTTAGAGTGGGATTATTCGAAAATGCCTATTTAGATCCGAACGAAACCAAAGCTATTGTTGGAAAACCAGAATTTATGAAAGCCGGTTATGATGCTCAATTAAAATCAGTGGTACTGCTCAAAAACCAGAACAAAACGCTACCAATTACAAAAGGAAAAACAGTTTATATCCCAAAACGCACTACGCCTGCAGGAGTTAACTTTTTTGGGCAACCATCACCTGAAAAAACAGAATATCCTGTTAATTTAGAATTAATTAAAAAATACTACACGGTAACCGATGACCCTAACAAGGCTGATTTTGCTTTGGTTTTCATCAAAAGCCCAATCAGTAATGGATACAGCAGAGCCGATAGAGAAGCTGGCGGAAATGGTTATGTGCCCATCAGTTTGCAATTAAGCGACTACACTGCCGTAGATGCAAGAACCCAAAGTATTGCTGCTGGTGATCCTGTCATTGACCCTACTATCAACAACCGTTCGTATGTAAATAAAACTAGTAAATCCAGTTCGTATCCTGATTTAAATACCATTTTGGATACTAAAAAAGCAATGAAAGACAAACCCGTTTTGGTTGCTGTATCGGTTTCAAATCCGATGATTTTTAGTGATTTCGAAAAAAATGTTGATGTAATTTTGGGCGAATTTGGCGTACAAGTTGAAGCTTTGCTAGATATTGTTTCTGGTAAAACCGAGCCTTCAGGATTGCTGCCATTACAAATGCCAGCCAATATGTCTACTGTTGAAAAACAACTCGAAGACGTTCCTCACGATATGATTCCGTACCAAGACACCGTGGGAAATGTATATGATTTTGGATTCGGATTAAACTGGAAAGGAGTCATCCAAGATGCCAGAACAGCCAAATATAGTGTCAAGAAATAA